GGACGAGCAGGTCATAAGCCTTGTCACCGAGTACCGCGACCCAGCGGTGATGCCGCGTCACCTGGTCAAAGATGTCGCCGTGAATCAGCAGGAAGCGGCGACCGTCGGCCGTTTCATGGACCAGCTCACTGACCACCTCGATCTCGCCGAAAACAATGCCGCAGTAATCGCGCAAGGCTTCGTCGTGATTACCGGGAATGAACACGACGCGCTCGCCATGACGCGCCCGGCGCAGCAGTTTCTGGACCACGGTATTTTGCTGCTGCGTCCAGTGGATGCTGCGGCTCATCGCCCAGAAATCGATGATGTCGCCGATCAGGAAGGTCTGTTCGGCCGAATACTCGCGCAGAAAATCGAGCAGTTGATCCGCCTGGCACGCCCGCGTGCCGAGATGGATGTCAGACAGGAAAATGGATCTAACCT
The sequence above is drawn from the Dechloromonas sp. TW-R-39-2 genome and encodes:
- a CDS encoding UDP-2,3-diacylglucosamine diphosphatase — protein: MPKVRSIFLSDIHLGTRACQADQLLDFLREYSAEQTFLIGDIIDFWAMSRSIHWTQQQNTVVQKLLRRARHGERVVFIPGNHDEALRDYCGIVFGEIEVVSELVHETADGRRFLLIHGDIFDQVTRHHRWVAVLGDKAYDLLVRLNHWLSWGRRKLGLAGYWSLAGYAKRKVKTALNFIFDFEESAIHHARERGLDGVICGHIHWATIRDIGGLSYVNCGDWVDSCTAIVEHFDGRLELVAWGMRSHLPALAAPAADVVEV